The Nocardioides ochotonae genome segment ACCAACGACGCCGGCGTCAGCAACCTCGACGAGGTCCTCAACCGCTGGAACGAGTGGCGCGCTTCGTGACCGTCCTCGCGCCGCCTGCCCGGCAGGAAGGGCGGGTACGGCGGGCACGGCGGGTGCCCTCGCTCGCCAGCCCCGCCCTGCTCGCCCTCCCTGCCGTCGCGTTCGTCGTGGTCTTCGCCGTGTTCCCGCTGGCCGACTTCGCGTGGCGCAGCATCCGCGTCGATGGCTCCTTCACCCTCGCCCACTACCGCCAGATCGTGGAGAGCAGCTACTTCGGCGACGTCCTGGTGCGCACGGTCCTCACCAGCATGGGGGTGACCGCGTGCTGCGTGGTGCTCGGCTACCCGCTCGCGGTGCTGCTGCACCGCGCCCGCGGGCGCACCAAGATCCTGCTGGCCGCCCTGGTGGTGCTGCCCTACCTCACCTCGGTGCTGGTACGTGTCTTCGCGTGGTCGGCGCTGCTGGGCCTGCGCGGCCCGGTGAACCGGGCGCTGGTGGCCCTCGGGGTCTTCGATGAGCCCCAGCAGCTCGGGCACAGCCTGACCGGTGCGGTCATCGGGTTGGTCCACGTGCTGATGCCGATCGCGGTCCTGACCATGTGGGCGACGATGTCCCGCATCGCGCCCGGGCACGAGGTCACCGCGGGTGCGCTGGGCGCCTCCCCGGTGCGGGTCTTCACGAGCGTGTACTGGCCGCTGTCGCGACAGGGGGTCGTCGCCGGCGCACTCCTGGTCTACGTGCTCGCCCTGGGCGCCTACGTGATCCCCGTCGCGCTGGGCGCGACCAACGGCCTGCTGTTCGCCCAGGTCGTGGCCGATCAGGCGACCGTCGCGCTGAACTGGCCTCTGGCCGGCGCGATGACCGTGGCGATGCTGCTGGCCGGCCTCGCCCCGCTGGTGGTGGTGCGGCTGGCCCGGTGGGTGCTGCGCTGGCGCCGCGACCCCTACCCGGCCCGCCAGAGGATCGCCTCGCGGCTCGTGCTGCCGGCGCTCGAGCTGGTCCCCGCGCCGGTGTGGCGGGTGCTCGCCCGGGTCCTGGCCGTGCTGGTGCTGGCCTTCCTGGTGATCCCCGAGCTCGTCGTGGTGGTGTTCTCGGTCGGCCCCACCAACCAGCTCTCGCTGCCACCGGACTCGCTGACGCTCGACGGGTACCGCGCCTTCTTCGCCGACCCGTTGTGGACCACGCCGATGTCGCGCTCGTTCGCGTTCGCCGCGGCCGACGGGGTGCTGGCGCTGGTGCTCGGCGGGCTCGCGGCGTACGGCCTGGTGAGGGCAGGGGGACGGGTGCTGACGTTCGGGCTCGGACTGCTGGTCTTCCCGCTCGCACTGCCCGAGATCGTGCCGGCGCTGAGCTTCTACGTCTTCGCCAACCGCTTCGGGCTGTCGGGGACGCCGTCGGGCGTGGTGATCGGGCAGGCGGTCACCGCGATCAGCCTGGCGGTCGTGATCATCGCCGCCGTGGTGCGCAACATCGACCTGGACCTCGAGCACGCCTCCCGGATGAGCGGCGCCTCGCGGCTGCAGACCCTGCGGCGGGTGGTGGTGCCGCTGGCGCTGCCCGGGCTCCTCGTGGGCGGGCTCTACGCCTTCCTCAACGCCTTCGACAACCTGGTCCTGCCGCTGTTCGTGGCCGGGCTCAACACCACCGTGCCGGTGCGGATGTTCTCCCAGATGCAGGACACCCTCAGCTCCACGATCGCGGTCGTGGCCTCCCTGCTCATCGCGCTGCTCCTGGTGGCGACCGCCGTCGCGGTCGCCGTGATGTCGCGCGCCCCCGCCCGTATCGACCTCGCCGACGTGGCGAGCAGGAAGTGACAGACATGACGGTGACCACCTCCACCACGCCTGCACGCGACGCCACCGGGCGCGCCGCCGAGGCCGTCGGCCTGGACCGCGCGACCAAGCGGTACGGCGCGACGGCCGCCCTCGACAGCGTCTCGCTGTCGGTGGGCGACGGCGAGTTCGTGACCCTGCTCGGGCCCAGTGGCAGCGGGAAGACGACGTGCCTGCAGATCATGGCCGGCATCACCCGCCCGGACGCCGGCACGGTGCGGATCGCGGGCCGCGACGTGCGCCGGGTGCCGATGCACAAGCGGAACATCGGGATGGTGTTCCAGAGCTACGCGCTCTTCCCGCACCTCGACGTGGCCTCGAACGTCCTCTACCCGCTGCGCACTCGCGGCTGGTCGAAGGAGCGGGCGGTGCGCGCCATGCGCGAGGCGCTCGCCCTGGTGCGCCTGACCGGCTTCGAGGAGCGCCGTCCCGACCAGCTCAGCGGCGGGCAGCAGCAGCGGGTGGCGCTCGCCCGGGCCATCGTCTTCGAGCCGAGCGTGCTGCTGCTGGACGAGCCGCTGTCGGCGCTGGACCGGCTGCTGCGCGAGGAGATGCAGCTGGAGCTTCGCCGGGTCCACGAGCTCACCGGCATGGCGACGGTCTGCGTCACCCACGACCGCTCCGAGGCACTCACGATGTCGGACCGGGTGGTGCTCCTCGACGCCGGCCAGATCGTCCAGGAGGGCACGCCGCGGGAGATCTACGACGAGTCCGCGACCCTGTTCGCCGCGCAGTTCCTGGGTGAGGTCAACCGCTTGTCGATGACCCTGCGGGACAGCGTGCTGTCCGACGGCAGCCGGTCCCTGCGCTCGACGCGCATCGCCGGCCTGGCCGACGGGGACGTCGACGTGGCGTTCCGGGTGGAGAACGTGCGGCTCGAGACCGCCGACGGGACGGGGGGCCGGGGTGGGGACGGCCACGACGGCTGGAC includes the following:
- a CDS encoding ABC transporter permease subunit, whose amino-acid sequence is MTVLAPPARQEGRVRRARRVPSLASPALLALPAVAFVVVFAVFPLADFAWRSIRVDGSFTLAHYRQIVESSYFGDVLVRTVLTSMGVTACCVVLGYPLAVLLHRARGRTKILLAALVVLPYLTSVLVRVFAWSALLGLRGPVNRALVALGVFDEPQQLGHSLTGAVIGLVHVLMPIAVLTMWATMSRIAPGHEVTAGALGASPVRVFTSVYWPLSRQGVVAGALLVYVLALGAYVIPVALGATNGLLFAQVVADQATVALNWPLAGAMTVAMLLAGLAPLVVVRLARWVLRWRRDPYPARQRIASRLVLPALELVPAPVWRVLARVLAVLVLAFLVIPELVVVVFSVGPTNQLSLPPDSLTLDGYRAFFADPLWTTPMSRSFAFAAADGVLALVLGGLAAYGLVRAGGRVLTFGLGLLVFPLALPEIVPALSFYVFANRFGLSGTPSGVVIGQAVTAISLAVVIIAAVVRNIDLDLEHASRMSGASRLQTLRRVVVPLALPGLLVGGLYAFLNAFDNLVLPLFVAGLNTTVPVRMFSQMQDTLSSTIAVVASLLIALLLVATAVAVAVMSRAPARIDLADVASRK
- a CDS encoding ABC transporter ATP-binding protein; the protein is MTVTTSTTPARDATGRAAEAVGLDRATKRYGATAALDSVSLSVGDGEFVTLLGPSGSGKTTCLQIMAGITRPDAGTVRIAGRDVRRVPMHKRNIGMVFQSYALFPHLDVASNVLYPLRTRGWSKERAVRAMREALALVRLTGFEERRPDQLSGGQQQRVALARAIVFEPSVLLLDEPLSALDRLLREEMQLELRRVHELTGMATVCVTHDRSEALTMSDRVVLLDAGQIVQEGTPREIYDESATLFAAQFLGEVNRLSMTLRDSVLSDGSRSLRSTRIAGLADGDVDVAFRVENVRLETADGTGGRGGDGHDGWTGVVTDAVFLGEGMRYVVELDGVTVVARVPRGLDPVAFAPGARVRVRVAPDDVMAFPAAG